A single Diachasmimorpha longicaudata isolate KC_UGA_2023 chromosome 10, iyDiaLong2, whole genome shotgun sequence DNA region contains:
- the LOC135166913 gene encoding NADH dehydrogenase [ubiquinone] 1 alpha subcomplex subunit 8, producing MVITDKVYIPPDEELTVQELNVSYPVLQAASFYVGKACEDHNNEFVLCRREENNPVKCVSEGRAVTACALQFFQKLKKNCRDEFVQYYNCLDKSSGTSAFAPCRKTQAVLDKCVLDKLNVERPPYGYFCEVKVHDTKRPKPVQELPEYKDPIPSLPKDAPAPPARFNSRWMWMS from the exons ATGGTCATAACTGACAAAGTTTATATTCCTCCTGACGAGGAATTGACAGTCCAGGAACTCAATGTCTCTTACCCTGTCCTGCAAGCAGCTTCATTCTACGTTGGAAAGGCCTGTGAAGATCACAATAAT gaATTCGTTCTGTGTCGCCGTGAGGAAAACAATCCAGTTAAATGTGTCAGTGAAGGAAGAGCTGTTACTGCATGTGcattgcaatttttccaaaaattgaagaagaatTGTCGAGATGAATTTGTGCAGTACTACAATTGCTTAGACAAATCGAGTGGAACATCTGCATTTGCACC aTGTCGCAAAACTCAAGCAGTTCTGGACAAGTGTGTCCTGGACAAACTGAACGTGGAACGTCCACCCTACGGCTACTTCTGTGAAGTCAAAGTACATGATACAAAGAGACCGAAACCTGTTCAAGAACTGCCTGAGTATAAAGATCCAATTCCTTCACTGCCCAAAGATGCACCAGCTCCACCAGCAAGGTTCAATTCCAGATGGATGTGGATGAGTTAA